Proteins co-encoded in one Setaria viridis chromosome 9, Setaria_viridis_v4.0, whole genome shotgun sequence genomic window:
- the LOC117836511 gene encoding protein NRT1/ PTR FAMILY 8.3: protein MEAQREKLLSEEPLLQNSIERRIDIKGVKHHTTDSWRACTYILVTECFEELAYYGIQFNLVTFLKNVLHENNVTAARNYTNWQGTCYIAPLIGAIIADSYLGRYLTTLAFFIVYLLGMATMSISASFPTCAGPDCLQDGSSKSFVFFLGLYMMAIGAGGIKPCVSSFGADQFDDSIPAERQKKDSFFNWFFFAIYIGSFVSGTAVVWVQDHYGWVVGLGIPTLFIAFAIATFMLGSGSYRVQKPLGSPIVGVLQVIVAAARKWAVRVPHDDSLLHEAPDKASMVDGHKLQHTPQLRFLDKAAVISSDEELADPWRLCTVTQVEELKVIVGMLPIWATGIVYFSVLAQFSSTFLEQGRTMDKQVGAFAIPPASLASFDAVSVIFWVPVYDRVLVPAARRLTGKERGLSELQRFGAGLVLSVLVMTAAALVETRRLALAHGEGLSSMSILWQVPQYFLVGASVVFACVGQTEFFYNEAPPSMRSLCSALALLTVALGSYLSSLVVTAVAWLTTRGGEPGWIPDDLNDGHLDRFFWLLAALSALNLAVFVWCARRYRRKNVY from the exons ATGGAAGCTCAGAGGGAGAAGTTGCTGTCTGAAGAACCACTTCTTCAG AATTCAATAGAACGTAGAATTGACATCAAGGGAGTCAAACACCATACCACCGACAGTTGGAGAGCATGCACTTACATCTTAG TGACTGAATGCTTTGAGGAGCTAGCATACTATGGGATCCAGTTCAACCTGGTTACTTTTCTCAAGAACGTGCTACATGAAAATAACGTTACCGCAGCAAGAAACTACACGAATTGGCAGGGGACTTGCTATATCGCACCACTTATTGGAGCTATCATAGCAGATTCCTACTTGGGCAGATACCTGACCACATTGGCTTTCTTCATAGTTTACCTACTT GGGATGGCTACAATGTCCATTTCAGCATCATTCCCGACTTGTGCCGGACCTGACTGCCTGCAGGATGGTTCTTCCAAGTCATTCGTGTTCTTCCTTGGCCTCTACATGATGGCCATAGGAGCTGGTGGCATCAAGCCCTGTGTCTCGTCTTTCGGCGCCGACCAGTTCGATGACAGCATCCCTGCCGAGAGGCAGAAGAAGGATTCCTTCTTCAACTGGTTCTTCTTCGCCATCTACATCGGCAGCTTCGTCTCGGGCACCGCTGTCGTGTGGGTGCAAGATCACTACGGATGGGTCGTAGGCCTTGGGATCCCAACTCTGTTCATCGCGTTCGCCATCGCGACCTTTATGTTGGGTTCCGGTTCATACAGGGTCCAAAAGCCTCTTGGGAGCCCCATCGTCGGAGTTCTCCAGGTCATCGTTGCAGCAGCTCGCAAGTGGGCTGTCAGAGTGCCGCACGATGATTCTCTTCTACATGAAGCGCCCGATAAGGCATCAATGGTGGATGGCCATAAACTGCAGCATACACCACAGCTCAG GTTTCTGGACAAGGCTGCAGTGATCTCATCAGACGAGGAGCTAGCTGATCCATGGAGGCTTTGCACGGTCACGCAGGTCGAGGAGCTGAAGGTAATCGTCGGCATGCTCCCCATCTGGGCCACCGGGATCGTATACTTCTCCGTCCTGGCGCAGTTCTCCTCCACGTTCCTGGAGCAGGGCAGGACGATGGACAAGCAGGTCGGCGCGTTCGCCATCCCGCCGGCGTCCCTGGCGTCGTTCGACGCCGTCAGCGTCATCTTCTGGGTGCCCGTCTACGACCGCGTCCTCGtgccggcggccaggcggcTCACCGGCAAGGAGCGGGGGCTCTCGGAGCTGCAGCGTTTCGGCGCCGGCCTGGTCCTCTCGGTCCTGGTGAtgaccgcggcggcgctggtcgAGACGCGGCGCCTGGCGCTGGCGCATGGCGAGGGCCTGTCGTCGATGAGCATCCTGTGGCAGGTGCCCCAGTACTTCCTGGTGGGCGCCAGCGTCGTGTTCGCGTGCGTCGGGCAGACGGAGTTCTTCTACAACGAGGCGCCGCCGTCGATGCGGAGCCTGTGCTCGGCGCTGGCGCTGCTCACGGTGGCGCTCGGGAGCTATCTGAGCTCGCTCGTGGTGACCGCGGTGGCCTGGCTGACGACGAGGGGCGGCGAGCCCGGGTGGATACCCGATGACCTCAACGACGGCCACCTCGATCGCTTCTTCTGGCTCCTCGCGGCGCTcagcgcgctcaacctggcggTCTTCGTGTGGTGCGCGAGGCGGTACAGGCGCAAGAACGTTTATTGA